The Microbulbifer sp. TB1203 nucleotide sequence CGATGGTAATCACCTCCTCAAGGACTTCTTCCTGGGCAATCAGTGGATTGGATGTGGCGGCAATGGCCATCGCCAGTAGAGAGGGGACCCCGAGGTGTCTGTGGTTTTTCATAAAAGCTCCCTTGAACTCTTTTATTTATATGCATGCGTCTTTGCATGCAGGTATGAAGACTTCCACAGGGCCGATGCAAAAACTGTGACATAAAGCTGCAATTTTTCCGGCAAATTCAATCTGGATATTGTTTAGTTTGCTATCAGCCATCAATAAGGATATTTAGTGTTTTTTCTGTATTTTTTAACTTAAATTTAAATAGTGTCCAACCTGACAGGCAAAAGATTCCAATAACCACTGACTGGTACGTTTGACAAAATTGAACATATTTACCAGCCTGTGACAAAGCCCTAAAAATGCACCAAGTTTGGACGCGGAATACGGAAATGCCCCCCGGCGTCGGCGACAGACAACCGGAAGTCACAATAGGTAACAGCGACACCACACAACGGTGGCACCTGCTACAGAAAGTGCCTACCCGCAGGTCGATCCCGCCAAAACCACTCCCTTGGCACTCAGGTTGTTACGGTTGCCGTTGCCAGCCGACCAACCTTCATGCTAATTTTGACAGCGGTGTCATTTTTGACATCGATAAGAATAGCCACCGAAAAGGTGAAGAAATGAACAATAAATTCATGCTAGGCACCCTGGCAGGAGCGCCGCTGATCGCCGGCACGCTCACGCCATCGGCTGTTCGGGTCTCCCCAAGGCGGGTGCCGCCTAAGATCAATATCCCTTTGTAGGAGCGGTATGGTTGCGATCACTCTTGCCGAACAGAAAGGCCAATCGCGGCCATGGACCGCTCCTCCACAAATAAAAACAGCTGTAACAGATATGACCAACCAAAAACAACGCCTCGCCTCGGTAGACGCCCTGCGCGGCTTCGATATGTTCTGGATTATCGGCGGCGAAGCCCTGTTCCTGCCGCTGCTCACCCTTACCGGCTGGTCGCTATTCGCCTTTGGCCACGGGCAGATGCAACATACGAACTGGCACGGCTTCAGCTTTTACGACCTGATTTTCCCGCTATTTATTTTCCTGTCTGGCGTAACCCTCGGCCTCGCCAACAAATCCCTGCGCGGCCTGCCGATGGAACAGCGCAAGCCGATATACCGAAAGGCAGTCAAGCGCCTGCTGGTGCTGATTCTGTTGGGCATCGTCTACAACCACGCCTGGGGCATGGGCATTCCCACGGACCTGGGGGAAATCCGCTACGCCAGTGTTCTCGCCCGTATCGGATTCGCCTGGTTCTTTGCCGCCCTGATTGCCTGGCACTGCGGCATCCGCACCCAATACGCCATCACCGCCGGCATACTGCTGGGCTATTGGATGCTGCAGGCCAGCTTCGGCCCGCTGACCCCAACCAGCTCCATCAACAGTTGGTTCGACCAGCACCTGCTGCCGGGCATCACCTACCGCAACCAACCCTATGACCCAGAAGGCATACTCTCCACCATCCCCGCCATCGCAAACGCCCTGTTCGGCGTCTTCGCAGGCCGCTGGCTGCGCCAGCAACAGGGGCAGAACAAGAAAATCCTCGGCGGGCTGGCAATCGGCGGCACCGCCTGCCTGTTGCTCGGGCTACTGTGGCATTTGGTCTACCCCATCAACAAACCCCTCTGGACCGGCTCCTTCGTACTGATCACCAGCGCCTGCAGCCTGCTATTGCTGGCACTTTTCTACCTGATCGTGGACGTATGGCACTGGCGGGTCTTTACCCTTTTCTTCTCAGTGATTGGAATGAATGCAATCCTGGTCTACCTGGGTACCAGCCTGATCGACTGGAGCTACAGCAGCAAAAGCCTGTTCGGCGGCATAGCCGCCGCCCTGCCGGAAGCGGCGGGGGTCCTGGTAATAGTCTGCGGGGTGATTCTGTTGCAGTGGGTGGTGTTGCGGTGGTTGTATAGGCGGGAGATTTTTATTAGTCCCTGATGAGCTAAACGACGCTCTTGCGATCGATATCAATAATATCGGACACTCCGCATTTATCGAATTGTTCTAACAATGCCCCCCTGTGTCAGGATAGTTGTCGCCTCTACTGAACCGAAGAAGCCAAGACAGGGGGCGGTAAAGAGGAGCAAATGCCCCGTTATTCCACAGAACGCAAAGCCTCAGTGTTGAAGAAGCTGCTGCCGCCGGAGAACCGGCCCATCCCGGACGTCGCGGCGGAAGAAGGCATCAGCGAAGGCACCCTGTACAATTGGCGCCAGCAAGCCAAAGAGAAGGGTATACCGGTGCCGGGTAGTGGTAAACAGAGCGAAGATTGGTCGGCGGAAGCCAAGTTCGCGGTCGTCGTTGAAACCGCCAGTCTCAGCGAAGCCGCGCTGAGTGAGTATTGCCGCAGCAAGGGGCTGTACCCGGAGCAGGTACAGGCCTGGAGGGCGGCCTGTATTCAAGGCACGTTGACCGATGCCGAGCGCCGCAAACAGGAGCGGGAAGAGGCGCGGCGGGCCAAGAAGCGCATCAAGGAGTTAGAGAAGGATCTTCACCGAAAGGAAAAGGCCCTCGCGGAAACGACAGCGCTGCTGGTGTTGAGAAAAAAGCTGAATGCCCTCTGGGGAGAGGACAGCGGGGAAGAATGACCCCGGCCCCGGAGCGGCGTCAACTGATTGGGTGGATAGAAGAGGCTGTGGCTGCGGGTGCCCGCAGAGGCCGGGCCTGTGCGGAGGTTGGGATCAGTCTGCGGACCCTGCAGCGCTGGACTGCCCAGGGGGCGCCGCAAGAAGACCGGCGACCCGATGCACAGAGGCCAGAGCCACACAACAAACTGGCGGAAGAGGAACGGCAGGCGATCCTGGCCGCGTGCAACAGTCCGGAGTTTGCCAGCAAGCCACCGGGCCAGATAGTGCCCACGCTGGCGGACCGCGGCGAGTATATTGCGTCAGAATCGAGCTTCTACCGAACGTTAAGGGATGCGGACCAACTGCATCATCGCGGACGGTCGAAGTCCAGGAAGAAACGCAAGGCCCCCGCCACCTTTGTGGCCGAGGCGCCCAACCAAGTGTGGACCTGGGACATCACCTATTTGCCGTCATCGGTGAAGGGGCTGTATTACTACCTGTATCTGGTGGAAGACATCTATAGCCGTAAGGGCGTGGTCTGGGAAGTACACGAGAGCGAGTCCGGCGAACATGCGGCGGTGCTGATACAGCGGGCTATGCTGCGGGAGCAGTGTTTTTGCAGTCCCCCGGTATTGCACTCCGACAACGGCGCGCCGATGAAGTCGCAGACCTTGCAGACCAAGCTGTACGATCTGGGCATCCAGGCTTCGCACAGTCGCCCACGGGTGAGCAACGATAACCCCTACTCGGAATCGTTGTTCCGCACGGTGAAATACTGTCCACGCTGGCCCTCGGAGGGCTTTGCTTCACTGGACGAGGCGAGGCAGTGGGTAGAGAGATTTATGCACTGGTACAACCACGAGCATCTGCATAGTGGCATCAAGTATGTCACCCCGGCGGACAGGCATGACGGCAAGGATGTGGCCCTATTATCCGAGCGGGAGAAAGTCTACAAGCTGGCGAGGGAAAGAAATCCATCGCGCTGGTCTGGAGAGACAAGGGACTGGACACCGGTTGGTGCAGTGGCCCTAAATCCACAGAAAGAAGAACCAGAAACCAAAGTCGCAGCGTAACGAAAAAAGGCGACAACTATCTTGAAAAACGCCGATGCGTCGCTACCTTCAGCCAACTTCAAGTTCATTTCCTCTTCATACAAAGGAACAACACTAAAGAACTCAATTATCTTACTATCGTTAATTTTCAACTTATAAAAATCCTTCGGCAGATTGATCGAAGGCAAAATGATTACCCCATTGAATTTTGTATTTTCAGCAAATGGTTCTGCGGGGTCGCCATTTGGTATGGTACGCCCCCAAGCCAACTAGGTATCATATTTATGAGGAAATCTGGCTAAGAACTTCAGCTCCCACTCTCTTTCTCCATCCGTGTACCTAAATATGGGCGCCCCGGACATAGATACCAGATTATCATTCTTACTCATTCATTCCTCCGATGGTTTATTGTTAGCCTTTCAAGTTTCTGACACATCATACCTACACCGATGGTCTTTGCTATGTGCTTAAAAGCCCAGCAATTCCTTGGTTACAATTCCCATGGGTGCCTATAAGGCATCCGGTGGGCTGTATTCAGCTGCCAATCGATCATCAGTCAGTCAGCATCATACGCAGCTTCAGACCCCATTTGGAGGTAGCTCCGGATGTTACCCAGCTGACATTGCCACTGCTGTCGACAATCACAATGGTCGGGGTTACGCGGATACCCCAGCTGTTGCTGAGCGCTCCATTGGGGTCGTTGATGGTGGGAAACTGCAAATCGTTACGCTGCAGGTACTCAGTCACTTCGCTGTCGCTACCGGACTGCATGGCCACGGAGATGACTTGGTGATCGGTGGTTAGGTCGGTAATGGTTGGTGACACCACCCGGCAATAGGGACACCAGGTGGCCCAGAAATAAATGAGCACCGGCCCCCGGGCGGTCATCTGTTGCAGGTCCAGATACTCCCCTTCCAGCGATCTACCCGCCAGGGGCGGCGCCTTTTTTGTGGGAATATCCCGCTGCTGGTAGTAGCCCACGGCGCTCACAATCAGCACGGCCATCAGCACAAAGCCGACCAGATTTCGCAGCGCCGCGATCCATTTTTTCCGCAACGGAATACTCCCGTACAGGCGATCAGTACTTGACGCTGCAGCCGTAGGCGCGGGACGAGGCGACGGCAACGGCTTCACCACCCAGCGAGGCATCCAGCGCGGCGGCGACGTAGTTCCTGGAATCCGGAATCACCGCCGGATTTGCGGAATCGTTGTCATCGATGGCGCCGGCGTAAACCACTTTGCCCTCCGGGTTGATCACAAACATATGCGGCGTGGTCTTGGCACCGTAGGCGCGGCCCATGTTGCCGTCGGCGTCCAGCAGGAAGGGCGCGCTGGCATTCAGTCCGTGGCTTTCGGCTACTTCGAGGGCCTGGGCCGGCTCCAGATAGCCCTGTTTGCCCTTGGCGGAGGAGATCACCGTCAGCCACTTGGCGTCCCGCCCGGTGTATTTTTTCTGTAGGGCCTGCATATTGCCGCTGCCGTAGTGCTTTTTCACGTAGGGGCAATCCTTGTTGAACCACTCGATGACCAGCCATTGGCCCTCGTAGTCGGCCAGCGAGTGGGTTTTGCCCTGGGCGTCGACTTCGGAAAAGGCCGGGGCTTTCTCCCCGGGTGTCGCTACCGCCAGCGCCAGGGTGGGCGCGGCGAAGACCAGTGGCAGCAGAAGGCTGCGGATCAGTTGCTTTCCTTTTATTCTCATGGCGTATCGTCCTCTGTAAGTTGAAGGGTGTGCTCTTCGAACAGTGCTGCGATCATGCGCTCCTGCAGAATCTGTGGCAAAAGTTCGGGCCCGCCCGCGCCCGGCGGATACCAGGCGTACACCGGAACCGAATTGCGGCCCAGTTCGGCCAGGGCCCGGGTGATCTCCGGGTTGTGGTTGGTCCAGTCCGCGCGCACCAGCATGACGTCGTGGGTTTCAAACAAATCCATCACCGCCGGCGACTCCAGTACCAGCTTCTTGTTCACCTGACAGGTGATACACCAAGCGGCAGTGTAATCGATAAACACCGCGCGTCGGTCTGCCCGCGCCCGGTCGATGGCGGCGCGGTCGTAGGCTTGCCAGCTGCCCAGAGCCAGCGACTGTGTCTGCGGTTCGGGCGTCGCGCGCAGTGTGCCGAAGGCAGTCACCATCGCGGCAACCGCCATCAGAGTGCCGACCGCCCTGCCCGCCCCGGAAAACGTGCGCCCGAGCCACAGGGCAAAAACCACCGCCAGCAGCAACAGGGTGCCGATCAGCCAGCCGCTTTCCCCCACCAATCGCCCGAGTACCCAGAGCAGCCAGATGACCGTAGCGTAAAGCGGAAAGGCGAGCAGCTGGCGCAGTTTGTCCATCCAGGAGCCGGGCGCGGGCAGCCGGTTCAGCAGCCCGGGGCTGGCGCAGAGCAGCAGGAAGGGCGCGGCCAACCCGGCGCCGAGACCGAGAAACACCGCCATCGCGGATGCCGCGGGCAGCACCGCCGCGGCGCCGAGGGCGGCGCCCATAAAGGGGCCGGTGCAGGGCGCGGCGACAAATACCGCCAGCACGCCGGTGGCGAAACAGCCGCCGCGACTGTTACCGGCCACAGTCATCAATCGGTGCCCGAATTCAAATACGCCGCTGAAAGACAGCGCCATCAGCCAGAACAACAGAATCAGCGCCAACACCACCGGCGCCGACTGCAACTGGAACCCCCAGCCCACCGCGGTGCCGCCGGCGCGCAGGACCAGCAGCAAAGCGCCCAGGACGGCGAAAGTGGCCAGCACACCGGCGCTGTAGACCAGCCCCTCACGCACCCGGCCGGCCGTGCCGGTACCCGCGTTGACCAGGCCGAACAGCTTGATCGACAGCACCGGGAAGACACAGGGCATCAGGTTCAGGATAACGCCGCCGGCAAAGGCCGCCAGTAACAGCCACCAAAGCGCCGGCGGTTCACTCGCGCGGGACATCGGCACGCCGCCGAAAGGCACCTCATTTAATTGCCAGGCGCGCTCGCCGTCTGTCAGTACGAAGCCCGTGGATTCCGGCAATGGTGTGCCGGGGACGCGGGTAAAGGTGTAGTGAAGCCGATCGCCGTCAATGCGCCGTTCGGGCTCGGCCGCGGTGAGCAGGCCGCCGTTCAGCGGGAAAATCTGTGGCATGCCACCGCTCTCCCGGGCCAGCGTCAGTTGTACCTTATCGGCACCGGCTTCCGACAGAGCTACCATCTTCCAGGGGCTGGCGGAGCCCGGCTGCGGAATGCGCGCTGCAAAGCGATCGCGCAGCGCGAGATCGTCGCCGACCCAGTTGGCGGCCTCCCGCAGCGGTCGCTCGAGGCTCATGGTGCCGAAGCCGGGAATGCACTCCACTTTGCACACCAGCCACTCCAGGTTCACTTTCAGGGAAATCTGGCGAGCACCGGGGACAGGGGTTACATCGAAAAGGTAGGCGACATCGCCCTCGTAGCCGAGGTTGGTCAGGTGTTCAATCGGCAGGCGCACCGGAAAGGGCCACCGGGTATCCCCTACCTCGGCGCCCCCGGCGGTGAAATCGAAGCGCGGCGCGGCGCCGGAATCCCCCGCATTGCGCCAGTAAACGTGCCACCCCGGATCGACTTCGAAATAAAAACCGATGGTTTCCGTTTCATCGGCGGCAAAGGTATCAGGCGCCAGCCAGCGCACGCGCACATGGTCGCCGCTGGCACTGTCCTGGGCGGAGGCCATCGCGGCGGCGAACAGCAGAAAAGCTGCAAGAATGGTTTTTGCGACACTGTGCACAGTGGACACTGACACCTCTTTCGATATTGGCCGGAAGCTTCCATCGCCCGCAGTCGGGAGCGGGGCACCGACGTTATTTTTATTTCGGATACCCCATTCAAGCGGATTGCCCGGTCGGCTGCAAACCCGTTGCGACCAATGCCCGGCAATTGTGGGCGATTGGTGGGATCGGGCCGGTTAACAGGCGGTCCGCAGGGCCACAATCTGAGAGGTTCGCCTGACAGATTTTTGCTCCTGCAAAATCTGTATTTCCGCTGGGCGGCACTCCGCTGGGCGGCACTCCGCTGGGCGGCACTCCGCTGGGCGGCACTCCGCTGAGCGGCATTCCGCCATCCATGGCGGTCACAGCAGGCTCCTACGGGTCAAGTGCCACTACTTCGATACCGGATTCGGTATAGCGCCAGCGCAGATTGAAGCCACACAGCTGCATGCCATAAATCCGCTGCGGGTCCGGCTTCTGGTAGGCGGGTTTCGGGTCCTGGCCCAATAGCTGCTCGATCAGGCGGGGAAGATCCGTATCCCAGTCG carries:
- a CDS encoding IS3 family transposase (programmed frameshift), which codes for MPRYSTERKASVLKKLLPPENRPIPDVAAEEGISEGTLYNWRQQAKEKGIPVPGSGKQSEDWSAEAKFAVVVETASLSEAALSEYCRSKGLYPEQVQAWRAACIQGTLTDAERRKQEREEARRAKKRIKELEKDLHRKEKALAETTALLVLKKKAECPLGRGQRGRMTPAPERRQLIGWIEEAVAAGARRGRACAEVGISLRTLQRWTAQGAPQEDRRPDAQRPEPHNKLAEEERQAILAACNSPEFASKPPGQIVPTLADRGEYIASESSFYRTLRDADQLHHRGRSKSRKKRKAPATFVAEAPNQVWTWDITYLPSSVKGLYYYLYLVEDIYSRKGVVWEVHESESGEHAAVLIQRAMLREQCFCSPPVLHSDNGAPMKSQTLQTKLYDLGIQASHSRPRVSNDNPYSESLFRTVKYCPRWPSEGFASLDEARQWVERFMHWYNHEHLHSGIKYVTPADRHDGKDVALLSEREKVYKLARERNPSRWSGETRDWTPVGAVALNPQKEEPETKVAA
- a CDS encoding protein disulfide oxidoreductase, which translates into the protein MRKKWIAALRNLVGFVLMAVLIVSAVGYYQQRDIPTKKAPPLAGRSLEGEYLDLQQMTARGPVLIYFWATWCPYCRVVSPTITDLTTDHQVISVAMQSGSDSEVTEYLQRNDLQFPTINDPNGALSNSWGIRVTPTIVIVDSSGNVSWVTSGATSKWGLKLRMMLTD
- a CDS encoding thioredoxin family protein, translating into MSTVHSVAKTILAAFLLFAAAMASAQDSASGDHVRVRWLAPDTFAADETETIGFYFEVDPGWHVYWRNAGDSGAAPRFDFTAGGAEVGDTRWPFPVRLPIEHLTNLGYEGDVAYLFDVTPVPGARQISLKVNLEWLVCKVECIPGFGTMSLERPLREAANWVGDDLALRDRFAARIPQPGSASPWKMVALSEAGADKVQLTLARESGGMPQIFPLNGGLLTAAEPERRIDGDRLHYTFTRVPGTPLPESTGFVLTDGERAWQLNEVPFGGVPMSRASEPPALWWLLLAAFAGGVILNLMPCVFPVLSIKLFGLVNAGTGTAGRVREGLVYSAGVLATFAVLGALLLVLRAGGTAVGWGFQLQSAPVVLALILLFWLMALSFSGVFEFGHRLMTVAGNSRGGCFATGVLAVFVAAPCTGPFMGAALGAAAVLPAASAMAVFLGLGAGLAAPFLLLCASPGLLNRLPAPGSWMDKLRQLLAFPLYATVIWLLWVLGRLVGESGWLIGTLLLLAVVFALWLGRTFSGAGRAVGTLMAVAAMVTAFGTLRATPEPQTQSLALGSWQAYDRAAIDRARADRRAVFIDYTAAWCITCQVNKKLVLESPAVMDLFETHDVMLVRADWTNHNPEITRALAELGRNSVPVYAWYPPGAGGPELLPQILQERMIAALFEEHTLQLTEDDTP
- a CDS encoding thioredoxin family protein: MRIKGKQLIRSLLLPLVFAAPTLALAVATPGEKAPAFSEVDAQGKTHSLADYEGQWLVIEWFNKDCPYVKKHYGSGNMQALQKKYTGRDAKWLTVISSAKGKQGYLEPAQALEVAESHGLNASAPFLLDADGNMGRAYGAKTTPHMFVINPEGKVVYAGAIDDNDSANPAVIPDSRNYVAAALDASLGGEAVAVASSRAYGCSVKY
- the nagX gene encoding transmembrane glucosamine N-acetyltransferase NagX; this encodes MTNQKQRLASVDALRGFDMFWIIGGEALFLPLLTLTGWSLFAFGHGQMQHTNWHGFSFYDLIFPLFIFLSGVTLGLANKSLRGLPMEQRKPIYRKAVKRLLVLILLGIVYNHAWGMGIPTDLGEIRYASVLARIGFAWFFAALIAWHCGIRTQYAITAGILLGYWMLQASFGPLTPTSSINSWFDQHLLPGITYRNQPYDPEGILSTIPAIANALFGVFAGRWLRQQQGQNKKILGGLAIGGTACLLLGLLWHLVYPINKPLWTGSFVLITSACSLLLLALFYLIVDVWHWRVFTLFFSVIGMNAILVYLGTSLIDWSYSSKSLFGGIAAALPEAAGVLVIVCGVILLQWVVLRWLYRREIFISP